From a single Bacillus gobiensis genomic region:
- a CDS encoding helix-turn-helix transcriptional regulator: protein MNNKVKELRARFDLSQEKLANRVGVTRQTIAALEKGDYIPSLLLGLKICKEFELKMEDVFWLEEEK from the coding sequence ATTAATAATAAGGTAAAAGAGCTCCGTGCAAGATTTGATTTGTCGCAGGAAAAATTGGCAAATCGGGTAGGGGTGACGAGACAGACGATTGCTGCATTAGAAAAGGGTGACTATATTCCATCCTTGCTGTTAGGTCTGAAAATTTGTAAGGAATTTGAGTTGAAAATGGAAGACGTTTTTTGGTTAGAGGAGGAGAAATAA
- the comGG gene encoding competence type IV pilus minor pilin ComGG encodes MKSSSGYIYPSTLFLSLICLTVIGHSSCAFISELEASKLTRDFYFRQNLLQNGALIAIHSITNGDGLVMTHQFEHGSVQISITQEKDMSHVQLSAFSESGYTSSASFLFDTNERKIIQWKEP; translated from the coding sequence TTGAAATCTTCTTCGGGATATATCTATCCTTCAACACTTTTTCTATCACTTATTTGTCTAACGGTCATAGGTCATAGCTCTTGCGCATTCATTTCCGAGCTAGAAGCTTCAAAACTGACTCGCGATTTTTATTTCCGCCAAAATCTTCTTCAAAATGGAGCTCTAATAGCCATTCACAGCATAACAAACGGCGATGGATTGGTAATGACGCATCAATTTGAGCACGGATCAGTCCAAATCAGTATCACACAAGAAAAGGATATGTCTCACGTACAGCTCTCTGCTTTCTCTGAAAGCGGCTATACGTCATCGGCTTCTTTTTTATTTGATACAAACGAACGAAAAATCATTCAATGGAAAGAGCCTTGA
- a CDS encoding YqhG family protein translates to MNQQEIHSFLLSFFEANLCTITEKSNGHLSVQLTNEVDKEIMNRPFYWHWLEKTGGEAKPMHLTFITDYDKAPEGIDGEFIHFGSPRLFQMFQSVKKNGKFIRLYEEINSNGQQVPLHPWLGVNVTISYQSDLKKDKLLSLGLHLISGTIIESFQEKINKHSFTTHISDFCYSVSPIIKLESAIKRLEKFIESYARTEPNDWALASIERWNYDLALLEKFYEEILEKPQEYEIEKQALQSLYEPKIVIKIESGGLFYLKHVI, encoded by the coding sequence TTGAACCAACAAGAAATCCACAGCTTTCTACTCAGTTTTTTTGAAGCCAACCTTTGTACCATCACCGAGAAAAGCAACGGACACCTCAGTGTTCAGCTTACGAACGAAGTGGACAAAGAAATCATGAATCGGCCATTTTACTGGCATTGGCTTGAAAAAACGGGAGGAGAAGCAAAACCAATGCACCTTACGTTTATTACCGACTACGATAAGGCTCCTGAAGGGATTGACGGGGAGTTTATTCATTTCGGCTCTCCCCGTTTATTTCAAATGTTTCAATCTGTTAAAAAAAACGGGAAATTTATCCGATTGTATGAAGAGATAAATTCGAATGGCCAACAAGTTCCCCTTCATCCATGGTTGGGAGTAAACGTTACAATTTCATACCAATCGGATTTAAAAAAAGATAAATTATTGTCATTAGGATTGCATTTAATCAGCGGAACAATCATTGAATCGTTTCAAGAGAAAATCAATAAGCATTCCTTTACAACCCATATATCCGATTTTTGCTACTCGGTATCTCCGATTATCAAACTCGAAAGCGCTATAAAAAGGCTGGAAAAATTTATTGAGAGCTATGCAAGAACCGAACCAAACGATTGGGCTCTCGCCTCTATTGAACGATGGAATTACGACCTTGCACTTTTAGAAAAATTTTATGAAGAGATTCTTGAAAAACCGCAAGAATATGAGATTGAAAAACAGGCGCTGCAATCCCTTTACGAGCCAAAAATTGTAATAAAAATCGAAAGCGGCGGATTGTTTTATTTAAAACATGTCATCTAA
- the sinR gene encoding transcriptional regulator SinR → MIGQRIKQFRKEKGYSLSELAEKAGVAKSYLSSIERNLQTNPSIQFLEKISAVLDVSVHTLLHENDESEYTGQLDSEWEKLVQDAMASGVSKKEFREFLDFQKWKKAQN, encoded by the coding sequence TTGATTGGCCAGCGAATAAAACAGTTTCGTAAAGAAAAGGGATACTCACTCTCTGAATTAGCCGAAAAAGCAGGAGTTGCAAAATCATATCTTAGTTCCATCGAACGAAACTTACAAACAAATCCCTCTATACAATTCCTTGAAAAAATCTCAGCTGTCCTTGACGTGTCGGTTCATACTTTACTTCATGAAAATGATGAATCCGAATACACTGGTCAATTAGATAGCGAATGGGAAAAATTAGTTCAAGATGCAATGGCATCTGGTGTGTCAAAAAAAGAATTTCGAGAATTTCTTGATTTTCAAAAGTGGAAAAAAGCGCAAAATTAA
- a CDS encoding YqzE family protein yields MKTNDYVKYMTEQLVKYMDMPENERKEWRQERKSPKPPRSVRWFGMFPIAIKMFFQRNKQ; encoded by the coding sequence ATGAAAACGAATGATTACGTGAAATATATGACAGAGCAGCTTGTGAAATATATGGACATGCCCGAAAACGAAAGAAAAGAATGGAGACAGGAACGAAAAAGTCCAAAACCTCCGAGGTCAGTCAGATGGTTTGGTATGTTCCCAATCGCGATCAAAATGTTTTTTCAAAGAAATAAACAGTGA
- the gcvPA gene encoding aminomethyl-transferring glycine dehydrogenase subunit GcvPA, with translation MKHRYLPATDQDKKDMLDAIGALSVDDLFSDIPEKVRFNREYNIKKAKSETELTRELAKLAAKNADTTTYASFLGAGVYDHYAPVIVDHVISRSEFYTAYTPYQPEISQGELQAIFEFQTMICELTGMDISNSSMYDGGTSFAEAAMLAAGHTKKKKIVVSETVHPESRDVLTTYANGQYLEVVVIPEKNGVTDLEALEEAVCDETAAVLVQYPNFYGQIEPLKAIEKIAHKGKGLFVVSSNPLALGILTPPGHFGADIVVGDAQPFGIPAAFGGPHCGYFAVTKKLMRKVPGRLVGQTTDENGKRGFVLTLQAREQHIRRDKATSNICSNQALNALAASVAMTALGKEGVKEIAWQNIQKANYAKQKAISLGLEVLYDGPIFNEFVIKLNVSVKKANQRLLEKEIIGGFDLGKVDAKLENHMLVAVTELRTKDEIDLFLQELGEIK, from the coding sequence ATGAAGCATCGTTATTTACCAGCAACAGATCAAGACAAAAAAGACATGCTTGATGCGATTGGCGCTCTAAGTGTGGATGATTTATTTTCAGATATCCCCGAAAAAGTAAGGTTCAATCGAGAGTACAACATAAAAAAAGCAAAATCCGAAACAGAACTTACGAGAGAGCTAGCAAAGCTCGCAGCAAAAAATGCGGATACAACAACGTACGCCTCCTTTCTTGGAGCAGGTGTTTATGATCATTATGCCCCTGTGATCGTTGACCATGTCATTTCCAGGTCCGAGTTCTATACAGCTTATACTCCGTATCAACCGGAAATTTCTCAAGGAGAGCTTCAAGCAATTTTTGAATTTCAAACAATGATTTGTGAGTTAACCGGCATGGACATTAGTAATTCGTCAATGTATGACGGAGGGACTTCTTTTGCAGAGGCAGCGATGCTTGCTGCCGGCCATACAAAGAAGAAGAAAATTGTCGTTTCTGAAACGGTTCATCCGGAATCAAGAGATGTGTTAACAACATATGCGAATGGCCAGTACTTGGAGGTAGTCGTCATTCCTGAAAAAAATGGAGTAACCGACCTTGAGGCGCTTGAAGAAGCCGTATGTGATGAAACAGCAGCGGTTCTCGTCCAATATCCGAATTTTTACGGACAAATCGAGCCGTTAAAGGCAATCGAAAAAATTGCGCATAAAGGAAAAGGGCTGTTCGTCGTTTCATCTAATCCGCTGGCGCTTGGAATTTTAACGCCGCCTGGACACTTTGGCGCTGATATCGTCGTAGGTGATGCCCAGCCGTTTGGCATTCCTGCTGCGTTTGGCGGACCGCATTGCGGATATTTTGCAGTGACCAAAAAGTTAATGAGAAAGGTTCCCGGCCGGTTAGTGGGGCAGACAACCGATGAAAATGGAAAACGAGGATTCGTCTTAACCTTGCAAGCGAGAGAACAGCATATTCGCCGGGACAAAGCTACCTCTAATATTTGTTCGAATCAGGCGCTGAATGCACTTGCAGCTTCTGTAGCAATGACAGCATTGGGCAAAGAAGGAGTAAAAGAAATCGCTTGGCAAAACATTCAAAAAGCAAACTATGCAAAACAGAAAGCCATTTCTCTCGGGCTTGAGGTTTTGTATGATGGGCCAATATTTAATGAATTTGTAATTAAATTGAATGTTTCTGTGAAGAAAGCAAATCAGCGTCTTTTGGAAAAAGAGATTATCGGCGGGTTTGATCTTGGAAAAGTGGATGCAAAGCTCGAAAACCATATGCTGGTTGCTGTAACAGAGCTCCGGACAAAGGATGAAATTGATCTATTTTTGCAGGAATTGGGGGAAATCAAGTGA
- a CDS encoding DEAD/DEAH box helicase, whose amino-acid sequence MNPQIQTEQDWQEQFLTHLKNDGPWSPWSLYKLSYEVQERLAIPSFEGLLAPKFLPDFTPLPHQLEVAQKVVEKMNGKAILADEVGLGKTVEAGLIMKEYMIRGLAKKILILVPASLVSQWVKELREKFLIPAVEQKKSYVWEQCDVVVSSIDTAKRSPHKEIVLSLPYDLVIIDEAHKLKNNKTKNYEFVRTLKKKYCLLLTATPIQNKIEEIFNLVSLLKPGHLGNETVFSEAYSKQKLSIEEQDHLKNLVNKVMIRNRRQNTGVDWTKRLVKTISVTLSPTEEALYKEITELRRNKEEASSAFSIMTLERECCSSREAVYMTLKKMIDNQEKQTPAIHMDAIERLMEQINQVTQNSKAIEVVELIKKINDKVVIFTEYRASQIYLQWFLQQNGISSVPFRGGFKRGKKDWMKELFRNKVQVLIATEAGGEGINLQFCSSIINYDLPWNPMRLEQRIGRIHRFGQTRDVQIYNMATKNTIEEHILKLLYEKIHLFEKVVGELDDILARLDSNSFEEDIHNILYTAKSDEEMRLKINQLQETISNQVN is encoded by the coding sequence ATGAATCCTCAAATACAAACAGAGCAGGATTGGCAAGAACAATTTCTGACTCATCTAAAAAATGACGGGCCCTGGTCGCCTTGGAGCTTATATAAGCTATCTTATGAAGTACAAGAAAGGCTTGCGATTCCCTCATTTGAAGGTTTGCTCGCCCCTAAATTTCTCCCTGATTTCACACCTCTTCCCCATCAGCTGGAGGTTGCGCAAAAGGTCGTAGAAAAAATGAATGGAAAAGCCATTCTTGCAGATGAGGTCGGTCTGGGAAAAACGGTTGAAGCCGGCTTGATAATGAAGGAATACATGATCAGGGGCCTGGCAAAAAAAATCCTCATCCTTGTTCCTGCGTCTCTGGTTTCCCAATGGGTAAAGGAGCTTCGGGAAAAATTTTTAATCCCGGCAGTTGAACAGAAAAAGAGCTACGTATGGGAGCAATGTGATGTCGTCGTTTCTTCTATCGACACAGCCAAGCGTTCGCCTCACAAAGAAATTGTTTTATCGCTTCCTTATGATCTAGTGATTATTGATGAAGCTCACAAACTGAAAAACAACAAAACGAAAAACTATGAATTTGTCCGGACGCTAAAGAAAAAATATTGCCTATTGCTAACTGCCACCCCGATTCAAAATAAAATTGAAGAGATTTTCAACCTTGTTTCCTTGTTAAAACCGGGACATCTGGGGAATGAAACAGTATTTAGCGAAGCTTATTCAAAGCAGAAATTATCAATAGAAGAGCAGGATCATTTGAAAAATTTAGTCAATAAAGTGATGATTCGCAACAGGCGCCAAAATACGGGTGTCGATTGGACAAAAAGGCTGGTTAAAACGATTTCGGTTACTTTATCGCCAACCGAAGAAGCGTTATATAAGGAAATCACAGAGCTCAGAAGGAACAAAGAAGAAGCTTCAAGCGCTTTCTCTATTATGACACTGGAACGAGAATGCTGTTCCAGCAGGGAAGCCGTTTATATGACATTAAAGAAAATGATCGACAATCAGGAGAAGCAAACCCCTGCCATTCACATGGATGCCATTGAACGATTGATGGAACAAATTAACCAAGTGACGCAAAACTCAAAAGCAATCGAGGTTGTCGAGCTAATAAAGAAAATAAATGATAAAGTTGTCATTTTCACTGAATATCGTGCCTCACAAATTTATCTGCAGTGGTTCTTACAGCAAAACGGCATCAGCTCTGTTCCATTCCGAGGAGGGTTTAAACGAGGGAAAAAAGATTGGATGAAGGAGCTTTTTCGGAATAAGGTTCAGGTATTAATAGCGACAGAAGCAGGAGGAGAGGGAATCAACCTTCAATTCTGCAGCTCCATCATTAACTACGATCTGCCTTGGAATCCAATGCGGCTTGAACAAAGAATCGGAAGGATACACCGATTCGGTCAAACGAGAGACGTACAAATCTATAATATGGCGACAAAAAACACAATTGAAGAACATATATTAAAGCTGCTTTATGAAAAAATACATCTGTTCGAGAAGGTTGTAGGCGAACTGGATGATATTTTAGCGAGGCTTGATTCCAATTCATTCGAAGAGGATATACACAATATCCTTTATACTGCCAAATCAGACGAAGAAATGCGGTTGAAAATCAACCAGCTACAAGAAACGATTTCCAATCAAGTCAATTAG
- a CDS encoding DUF3889 domain-containing protein: MKIVKALLICIVAINIATPALAVEKASAANQSKWETLAVKEVKKRYPLAQVVAKHKIWDRKREDEAVIQYHLTLMEENKKTGVFVTISYEPYSTKVNKVVVVEEYKSGS, from the coding sequence ATGAAAATTGTGAAAGCCCTGTTGATTTGTATTGTCGCAATCAACATCGCCACCCCCGCACTCGCAGTTGAAAAAGCTTCAGCAGCCAATCAATCGAAGTGGGAAACCCTAGCAGTAAAGGAAGTTAAGAAGCGTTATCCGCTTGCCCAGGTTGTTGCAAAGCATAAAATCTGGGACAGAAAAAGGGAAGACGAAGCTGTCATTCAATATCATCTAACTTTAATGGAAGAAAATAAAAAAACAGGTGTATTCGTAACGATTTCCTACGAACCCTATTCGACAAAAGTAAATAAAGTTGTCGTTGTCGAAGAATATAAATCAGGCTCCTAA
- the gcvT gene encoding glycine cleavage system aminomethyltransferase GcvT, translated as MLKRTPLFDLYKDYGGKTIDFGGWELPVQFSSIKGEHEAVRSKAGLFDVSHMGEVEVRGEDSLEFLQRLLTNDVSLLKEGQALYSAMCYEDGGTVDDLLVYKRNENLYLVVINASNIEKDIAWMEKHQTGDVSLINRSDEICLLAIQGPLAAGILQKVTDENLSQLKPFYFKEDVSIGSEKALVSRTGYTGEDGFEIYCESGSAKEIWTLLLEAGKQDGLIPCGLGARDTLRFEARLPLYGQELTKDITPIEAGIGFAVKTGKESDFFGKSVLADQKENGVQRKMVGLEMIEKGIPRHGYQVFVQGELVGEVTTGTQSPTLKKNIGLALIAKEHSEPGTIVDVQVRSRVLKAKVVKTPFYKRQK; from the coding sequence GTGCTAAAAAGAACTCCATTATTCGATTTGTATAAGGATTACGGCGGAAAAACGATTGATTTCGGAGGCTGGGAGCTTCCAGTCCAATTTTCTTCAATAAAAGGAGAGCATGAAGCGGTCCGGTCAAAGGCTGGGTTATTTGACGTCTCGCATATGGGTGAAGTCGAAGTTAGGGGTGAGGACAGCCTTGAATTTTTGCAGCGGCTTCTTACTAATGACGTGTCATTACTCAAAGAGGGGCAGGCTCTTTACAGCGCTATGTGCTACGAAGACGGCGGGACAGTCGATGATCTCCTTGTCTACAAAAGGAATGAAAATCTTTATCTCGTAGTGATCAATGCTTCAAATATTGAAAAAGATATCGCTTGGATGGAAAAGCATCAAACAGGCGATGTGAGTTTGATTAATCGTTCAGACGAGATCTGCCTGCTTGCGATTCAAGGTCCGCTTGCAGCCGGTATCCTTCAAAAGGTAACAGATGAGAACCTATCGCAGTTGAAACCTTTTTATTTTAAAGAGGACGTAAGCATTGGAAGCGAAAAGGCACTCGTATCAAGAACAGGCTATACCGGAGAAGACGGCTTTGAAATTTATTGTGAGAGCGGGTCGGCTAAAGAGATTTGGACGCTTTTGCTTGAAGCCGGAAAGCAAGATGGTCTCATCCCATGCGGATTGGGAGCAAGAGATACGCTGCGCTTTGAAGCGAGACTTCCTCTTTACGGACAGGAACTAACAAAGGATATCACTCCGATTGAAGCGGGAATAGGTTTTGCCGTTAAAACGGGGAAAGAGTCAGACTTTTTCGGAAAGTCTGTGTTGGCTGATCAGAAAGAGAACGGTGTGCAGAGAAAAATGGTGGGGCTTGAAATGATTGAAAAAGGTATCCCGCGCCACGGTTATCAAGTGTTCGTTCAAGGTGAATTGGTTGGAGAAGTAACGACTGGAACACAATCGCCAACCTTGAAAAAAAACATCGGGCTTGCTTTAATCGCGAAGGAGCATAGCGAGCCAGGCACGATTGTTGATGTACAAGTTCGATCAAGAGTTTTAAAAGCAAAGGTTGTAAAAACGCCTTTTTATAAACGCCAAAAATAA